From one Anopheles bellator chromosome 1, idAnoBellAS_SP24_06.2, whole genome shotgun sequence genomic stretch:
- the LOC131212408 gene encoding gametocyte-specific factor 1 homolog, with the protein MSTIPNFGRVLECPYNRAHQITEERMQRHLIKCKKQYPKVKMLLCPFNSTHYLEAAEYMAHLRLCRDRSLVETFRYVVEPSGNSGQSVQRAKAPSPTPLCPDEENWDDMAAPAYNPTKYCIENKIIRKAFHLTPSEKRDFYEQERIRHKELEKFAHTN; encoded by the coding sequence ATGTCGACGATTCCCAACTTTGGTCGCGTCCTGGAGTGCCCGTACAATCGGGCACACCAGATCACGGAGGAGCGGATGCAACGGCACCTGATCAAATGCAAAAAGCAGTACCCGAAGGTGAAAATGCTGCTGTGTCCGTTCAATTCTACGCACTACCTTGAGGCGGCGGAGTACATGGCGCATCTGCGTCTGTGCAGGGACAGGTCGCTCGTAGAAACGTTCCGGTACGTGGTGGAGCCCTCCGGAAACTCCGGGCAATCGGTGCAGCGAGCGAAAGCCCCATCACCCACTCCGCTGTGCCCCGACGAGGAAAACTGGGACGATATGGCAGCGCCAGCCTACAATCCGACCAAGTACTGCATCGAGAACAAAATCATACGTAAGGCATTCCATCTGACGCCGAGCGAGAAGCGAGACTTTTACGAGCAGGAACGCATCCGCCATAAAGAGCTGGAGAAGTTCGCGCACACGAACTAG
- the LOC131212400 gene encoding DNA-directed RNA polymerase III subunit RPC8 codes for MFVLAELKDNVRIAPELFGLKLPDAIKDQINRKLANKVLLNVGLCIALKDIVKLGDSIILPGDGASHTEVNFRYIVFRPMVGDVITGKIRSCSREGVHVTLGFFDDILIPPSALQHPSRYEETEQAWVWEYPLEDGNTHDLYMDIGESIKFRVSGELFEESSPIGPPDQEVPTGAAGSSSAAGTGSSAVGQEGNKTPYRIVAAINESGLGLLSWWAQQNQDGDGDEEEADGDEEEQDPPEGQEMSAEDE; via the exons ATGTTTGTCCTGGCAGAACTTAAAGACAACGTGCGGATAGCACCGGAACTGTTCGGCTTAAAACTTCCCGATGCAATCAAGGATCAGATCAACAGAAAACTGGCCAATAAG GTACTGCTAAACGTTGGCCTCTGTATCGCGCTCAAGGACATCGTGAAGTTGGGAGACTCGATCATACTGCCCGGTGATGGTGCATCGCACACGGAGGTTAACTTTCGCTACATCGTGTTCCGGCCGATGGTGGGCGACGTGATAACGGGCAAAATTCGAAGCTGCAGTCGCGAAGGTGTGCACGTTACGCTCGGATTCTTTGACGACATTTTGATACCGCCATCGGCGCTGCAACATCCTTCGCGCTacgaagaaacggaacagGCGTGGGTCTGGGAGTACCCGCTGGAGGATGGCAACACGCACGATCTGTACATGGACATTGGAGAGAGCATAAAGTTTCGCGTGTCGGGCGAGCTGTTTGAGGAGAGCTCACCGATCGGTCCGCCCGATCAGGAAGTGCCTACGGGCGCCGCCGGTTCCAGTTCGGCGGCGGGCACTGGCAGCAGTGCCGTGGGGCAGGAGGGCAATAAAACCCCGTACCGCATTGTGGCGGCTATCAACGAATCGGGACTGGGGCTGCTGTCGTGGTGGGCACAGCAGAATCaggacggcgacggtgacgaggAAGAAGCTGATGGCGACGAGGAAGAGCAAGACCCGCCGGAGGGTCAGGAAATGTCGGCAGAAGATGAATAA
- the LOC131212386 gene encoding serine/threonine-protein kinase RIO1: MSGGQFDDALDDTSEGIENLALKAASLPVANGAPTSVTKIEIRDALFGTGCPEQYQSDEDYPYGDDDDDEEDDDDFYCYEGGELKRNQHLNLHQTHTNAQNASQKVSHFQPADVLFKKFTNRINVEKYEGPASLPGHAKNTLIETQRKADGERLRSKDKQDRATAEQVMDPRTRMILFKLLNRAMITEINGCISTGKEANVYHATSASGMDYAIKIFKTSILTFKDRDKYVTGEYRFRHGYSKHNPRKMVRTWAEKEMRNLVRMKKCDLPVPEPILLRSHVLVMEFIGRDGWPAPKLKDVELSTSKARQLYRDAVEMMWTVYNRCRLVHADLSEFNLLYHEGQIVIIDVSQSVEHEHPHALEFLRKDCANVTDFFRKRGVSTMTVKELFDFITDATITAETVEQCLGRISDRIANRSFDEFTEQQKLDEAVFRQVFIPKTLHDVYDAERDVFEKQKEELVYGTITGLATGTPDGKVSSGAEEDSDSDLDGGSASESDRSNNGNYGDPRSSAVVRSKNETAEERKARKKAVKEEKAEKRKTKVKKHIKKRKEKLGARK; this comes from the coding sequence ATGAGTGGGGGACAGTTTGATGATGCGTTGGACGATACGTCCGAGGGAATCGAAAACCTTGCTCTGAAGGCAGCTTCCCTACCGGTGGCGAACGGTGCTCCGACGAGTGTCACAAAGATCGAAATCCGAGATGCCCTCTTCGGAACCGGGTGTCCCGAGCAGTACCAGTCCGACGAGGATTATCCgtacggcgatgatgacgacgatgaagaagacgacgacgatttcTACTGCTACGAGGGTGGTGAGCTGAAGCGCAATCAGCATCTGAACCTGCATCAAACGCACACCAATGCCCAGAACGCCAGCCAGAAAGTGTCACACTTTCAGCCGGCCGATGTGCTGTTTAAAAAGTTCACGAACCGGATCAACGTGGAAAAGTACGAGGGTCCAGCTTCGCTTCCGGGTCACGCTAAAAACACGCTCAtcgaaacgcaacgcaaggcGGATGGCGAGCGGTTGCGCAGCAAAGACAAACAGGACCGAGCGACGGCGGAACAGGTGATGGATCCGCGCACACGGATGATTCTCTTCAAGCTGCTTAACCGGGCCATGATCACCGAAATTAATGGGTGCATTTCAACGGGCAAGGAAGCGAACGTTTACCATGCGACCTCGGCGAGTGGCATGGATTACGCGATCAAGATCTTCAAAACGTCGATCCTCACGTTCAAGGATCGGGACAAGTACGTGACCGGCGAGTACCGGTTTCGGCACGGTTACAGCAAGCACAATCCACGCAAAATGGTGCGCACCTGGGCTGAGAAGGAGATGCGCAACTTGGTACGGATGAAAAAGTGCGACCTACCCGTCCCCGAGCCGATCTTGCTGCGTAGTCACGTGCTGGTGATGGAGTTCATTGGGCGAGACGGGTGGCCAGCACCAAAGTTGAAAGACGTTGAACTGAGCACCTCGAAAGCGCGGCAGCTGTACCGGGACGCGGTGGAAATGATGTGGACAGTGTACAACCGCTGCCGGTTGGTGCACGCCGATCTGTCCGAGTTTAATCTGCTGTACCACGAGGGTCAGATTGTCATAATCGACGTTTCGCAGTCGGTCGAACACGAGCACCCGCACGCGCTCGAGTTCCTGCGCAAGGACTGTGCCAACGTGACGGATTTCTTCCGCAAACGAGGCGTTTCAACGATGACGGTGAAGGAATTGTTCGATTTCATCACCGACGCCACGATCACCGCCGAAACGGTGGAACAGTGTTTGGGGCGGATCTCGGATCGAATAGCGAACCGGAGCTTCGATGAGTTCACCGAGCAACAGAAACTGGACGAGGCCGTCTTCCGGCAGGTGTTTATCCCGAAAACGCTGCACGACGTGTACGATGCAGAGCGCGATGTGTTTGAGAAGCAGAAGGAAGAGCTGGTTTACGGTACCATCAccgggctggccaccggaactCCGGACGGGAAAGTGTCCAGTGGCGCAGAGGAAGACAGCGATAGTGATTTGGATGGGGGCAGTGCAAGCGAATCGGATCGATCCAACAATGGCAACTACGGCGATCCGCGATCATCGGCTGTGGTGCGATCGAAGAACGAAACGGCCGAAGAGCGCAAAGCGCGCAAGAAGGCGGTCAAGGAGGAGAAGgccgaaaagcggaaaacgaaagttaagaaacacatcaaaaagcgaaaagaaaagcttGGCGCACGGAAGTAG
- the LOC131212393 gene encoding 2-(3-amino-3-carboxypropyl)histidine synthase subunit 1, with amino-acid sequence MAAAVVEQPPPSALASDVKIVKAKPVRKVFKGASRVINKIPPELLNDPDLNAAIGALPPNYNFEIHKTIWRVRETKAKRVALQMPEGLLMYSLVISDLIERFTEADTIVMGDVTYGACCVDDFTAKALGADLLVHYGHSCLVPIDQTTGIKVLYVFVDIKIDALHFVESVKLNFPRDRKLAFVSTIQFVATLHAVAKELREAQYDVLIPQSKPLSPGEILGCTAPRLAGEGDEARTLIYLGDGRFHLEAAMIANPSLEAYKYDPYEKRFTRELYDHETMRRNRKQAIDAARDATCFGLILGTLGRQGSTKVLEHLEQRLKHHNRRSVVILLSEIFPSKLALMDGIDAFVQVACPRLSIDWGTAFPKPLLTPYELSVVLGDAEWKIPECTAAKETKPKTPPHLEVAYPMDFYANASLGEWTPNFKKLDICENSTGGCCGRCKEEKDKEDKRQPDGEDAAAEAAPPDNGVAGSDGDEKD; translated from the exons ATGGCAGCCGCCGTTGTGGAGCAACCGCCACCGTCAGCGCTTGCCAGCGATGTGAAGATCGTGAAGGCGAAACCCGTCCGGAAGGTGTTTAAGGGCGCATCGCGGGTTATCAACAAAATACCGCCCGAGCTGCTGAACGACCCGGACCTGAACGCGGCCATCGGTGCTCTGCCCCCGAACTACAATTTCGAAATCCACAAAACGATTTGGCGCGTCCGGGAGACGAAGGCGAAGCGGGTCGCGCTGCAGATGCCCGAGGGGCTGCTGATGTACTCCCTGGTGATCAGTGATCTGATCGAGCGGTTCACCGAGGCCGATACGATCGTGATGGGCGATGTAACGTACGGGGCTTGCTGTGTGGACGACTTCACTGCCAAGGCACTGGGGGCCGATCTTCTGGTCCACTACGGCCACAGCTGCCTGGTTCCAATCGACCAGACCACCGGCATCAAGGTTTTGTACGTGTTCGTGGACATCAAGATCGATGCGCTACACTTTGTCGAGAGCGTCAAGCTGAACTTTCCCCGCGACCGGAAACTGGCGTTCGTCAGCACGATCCAGTTCGTGGCCACACTGCACGCCGTGGCCAAAGAGCTGCGGGAGGCACAGTACGACGTGCTGATACCACAATCGAAACCACTAAGTCCGGGTGAAATTTTAGGCTGCACGGCCCCACGGCTGGCGGGCGAGGGCGATGAAGCACGAACGTTGATCTACCTGGGTGACGGTCGATTTCATCTCGAGGCGGCCATGATAGCGAACCCGTCGCTCGAAGCGTACAAGTACGACCCGTACGAGAAGCGGTTCACCCGCGAGCTGTACGATCACGAGACGATGCGCCGCAACCGCAAGCAGGCGATCGATGCGGCACGCGATGCGACTTGCTTCGGTCTGATTCTCGGCACACTCGGTCGCCAAGGATCGACGAAGGTGCTGGAGCACCTGGAGCAGCGCCTCAAGCATCACAACCGCCGATCGGTCGTTATACTGCTGTCCGAGATCTTCCCCTCCAAGCTGGCCCTCATGGACGGTATCGACGCGTTCGTTCAG GTTGCCTGCCCGCGACTGTCCATCGATTGGGGGACGGCCTTCCCGAAACCGCTGCTGACCCCGTACGAGCTGTCCGTCGTGCTCGGTGATGCGGAGTGGAAGATCCCCGAGTGCACCGCCGCCAAAGAGACGAAACCGAAGACACCGCCCCATCTTGAGGTGGCCTATCCGATGGATTTCTACGCCAACGCGAGTCTTGGCGAGTGGACGCCCAACTTCAAGAAGCTAGACATTTGCGAAAACTCAACGGGCGGTTGCTGTGGCCGGTGCAAGGAGGAAAAGGATAAAGAGGACAAGAGACAGCCAGATGGCGAGGACGCCGCAGCAGAAGCCGCTCCGCCTGACAACGGTGTAGCCGGTTCAGACGGTGACGAGAAAGATTAA
- the LOC131211599 gene encoding protein hold'em: MLQWLVEKRKEIGRTEMFTVKKIGQLSEQTQTFALVALVIAKSDAHFFSGSPRNGSRFAGAGITAEHGSARGVLTLTLRDSDRDTINCTVWGTSDTMLRYEETIRIGTVVELHRPQIAATVYGRSEQYAPRVSSRYCLTVNDQSAEAIVVHTGEQVPLLRSLLHVPAVRPVETIPLADIVASGAGCNGETFCVLVVVRSIRPVRQIRIARRNEVKSFREVVLMDRSHSGVLLKLWSESYIRWADSWQPMATVLAIADARIEYSEYHKSIGLAIDRKTIVTQDPRVPEAGRLLQHAKTVPTNTVDVACSLSSGTVDPSTINTIMTVQQIMDRAVGAHAGEEDEFTALCYAVITRFDLDGPEARIVSQRCVHCRTFLPKQPSSNGCPKEDCPGRYDSASVPPEAFFDITVDISDHTGTLAGCRMMSSVAESVLRCDVATFVRKSDTQRTALKWQYLLDRFALRLVVKRRTAVRFQHLFSIVDCTAADPVELESKLKVY; encoded by the exons ATGCTGCAG TGGTTagtggaaaagcgaaaggaaatcGGGCGCACCGAAATGTTCACCGTTAAGAAGATTGGCCAGTTGAGTGAGCAGACACAAACCTTCGCGCTCGTTGCGCTCGTCATCGCCAAAAGCGACGCACACTTCTTCAGTGGTTCCCCACGGAACGGATCCCGATTCGCCGGAGCAGGGATCACGGCGGAACACGGCAGTGCACGCGGCGTGCTGACGCTGACGTTGCGGGACTCGGACCGCGATACCATCAACTGTACGGTGTGGGGCACTTCGGACACCATGCTGCGGTACGAGGAAACCATTCGCATCGGCACGGTGGTGGAGCTTCACCGGCCACAGATTGCTGCCACGGTTTACGGTCGCTCGGAACAATACGCACCGCGGGTATCGTCCCGCTACTGTCTCACGGTCAACGACCAGTCGGCAGAGGCAATTGTGGTGCACACGGGCGAACAGGTACCGTTGCTCCGGTCGCTGCTCCACGTTCCAGCGGTTCGTCCGGTAGAAACGATCCCGCTGGCCGACATTGTAGCCAGTGGGGCGGGTTGTAACGGGGAAACGTTCTGCGTGCTGGTGGTAGTAAGATCGATCCGCCCGGTGCGACAAATTCGTATCGCGCGCCGGAATGAGGTAAAGTCGTTTCGCGAAGTGGTCCTGATGGACCGGAGTCACTCGGGCGTGCTGCTGAAGCTGTGGTCCGAGAGCTATATACGCTGGGCGGACAGCTGgcaaccgatggccaccgtgcTGGCGATCGCCGATGCACGGATCGAGTACAGTGAGTACCACAAGTCGATCGGCCTGGCGATTGAtcgcaaaacgatcgtcacGCAAGATCCACGTGTGCCGGAAGCAGGCCGGTTGTTGCAGCACGCTAAAACCGTTCCGACCAACACCGTTGATGTGGCCTGCTCGCTCTCGTCTGGCACCGTAGACC CGAGCACCATCAACACCATCATGACGGTGCAGCAGATTATGGACCGTGCCGTGGGGGCCCACGCAGGAGAGGAGGACGAATTTACGGCCCTCTGTTACGCCGTGATCACACGCTTCGATCTAGACGGACCCGAAGCGCGGATCGTGAGCCAACGGTGTGTCCACTGCAGGACATTTTTACCGAAACAGCCATCGTCGAACGGCTGCCCGAAGGAGGACTGCCCCGGAAGGTACGATAGCGCATCGGTCCCACCGGAAGCTTTCTTCGACATCACGGTCGATATTTCGGATCACACCGGCACCCTGGCCGGTTGCCGGATGATGAGTAGCGTCGCTGAGTCCGTGCTTCGGTGCGATGTGGCCACGTTCGTGCGTAAATCGGACACGCAGCGCACGGCACTGAAGTGGCAGTATTTGTTGGACCGGTTCGCCCTTCGGTTGGTGGTGAAGCGACGGACGGCCGTTCGGTTTCAGCACCTATTTTCGATCGTCGACTGCACGGCAGCGGATCCGGTGGAGCTGGAGAGCAAGCTGAAAGTATACTAG
- the LOC131211942 gene encoding dynein intermediate chain 3, ciliary, giving the protein MDIQYVYQKERREFGKQCLFSDKNKVEFSEPANHELFRDYILRDPVSIGTQYSRQMAISEANTESAEFEHHGILHSEGGWPKDVNYLDPEQTVRYRRKVEKDENYISQLMALTKPMEHCIFQNNAVNIYEKYFDDLEPAPLIQRSTSRTLNVYRDPSIYKQPVTHLSWSPDGGTKIAVSHCNLNFGEVLGKAVCSYIWEVENPNAPLLRLKPSSSMICLEYNQKDPTTMVCGMYNGQVACWDTRNEQEPVMISEREHSHRAPVNSALWINSKSGTEFFSGSSDSQVMWWDTRKLAQPIDKLLMDPIKADEQDLSRSYGVSCLEYETSIPTRFMCGTEQGMLFSCNRKGKSPQEKIVFRMQCHTGPIHALTRNPAFVKNFLTIGDWIARIWSEDCRESSIVWTKNHDVMLTDGAWSPTRFSLFFVSRVDGVLDAWDLLQQHSDPTLSIKVCDESLKCLRAHESGRLVGTGSVKGATFLIEVSENMTSIRNDKPLLTAMLERENRREKILEAKSREMKLKVRTLNRQDEHTDDKPKLFQCRSACEAAEQEYLQMLDKERKSRFPEEYDEEYDPKKVRKPYKPDNHHSDGENENGKD; this is encoded by the exons ATGGACATTCAGTACGTGTATCAGAAGGAGCGGCGCGAGTTTGGCAAGCAGTGCCTGTTCTCGGACAAGAACAAGGTGGAGTTTTCCGAACCGGCCAACCATGAGCTGTTTCGGGACTACATTCTGCGGGATCCGGTATCGATCGGGACACAGTACAGCCGGCAGATGGCGATCAGTGAGGCGAACACGGAGAGTGCCGAGTTCGAGCATCACGGTATCCTGCACTCGGAGGGCGGCTGGCCGAAGGACGTGAACTATCTCGACCCGGAGCAGACGGTCCGCTATCGGCGCAAGGTGGAGAAGGACGAGAACTACATCAGCCAGCTGATGGCGTTGACCAAACCGATGGAGCACTGCATCTTCCAGAACAATGCGGTCAACATTTACGAGAAGTACTTCGATGACCTGGAGCCAGCGCCGCTGATTCAGCGCAGCACGTCGCGCACTTTGAACGTGTACCGCGACCCGAGCATCTACAAGCAACCCGTGACGCACCTGTCGTGGTCACCCGATGGTGGCACCAAGATTGCCGTTTCGCACTGCAACCTGAACTTTGGCGAAGTGCTCGGGAAGGCGGTCTGCTCGTACATCTGGGAGGTGGAGAACCCGAACGCCCCGCTGCTGCGGCTCAAGCCGTCCAGTTCGATGATCTGCCTGGAGTACAACCAGAAGGACCCGACCACGATGGTTTGCGGGATGTACAACGGGCAGGTGGCTTGCTGGGATACGCGCAACGAGCAGGAACCGGTGATGatcagcgagcgagagcaTTCGCACCGGGCCCCGGTCAACTCGGCGCTGTGGATTAACTCGAAGAGCGGCACCGAGTTCTTCTCCGGCTCGTCCGACAGCCAGGTCATGTGGTGGGACACGCGCAAGTTGGCGCAACCGATCGACAAACTGCTGATGGATCCGATCAAGGCGGACGAGCAGGATCTGTCGCGATCGTACGGCGTCAGCTGCCTCGAGTACGAGACGTCCATTCCGACGCGCTTCATGTGCGGCACCGAGCAGGGCATGCTGTTCTCGTGCAACCGGAAGGGAAAGTCACCGCAGGAGAAAATCGTTTTCAGG ATGCAATGCCACACCGGTCCGATCCATGCGCTCACCCGCAATCCGGCGTTCGTGAAGAACTTCCTCACCATCGGGGACTGGATCGCGCGCATCTGGTCCGAGGACTGCCGGGAGAGTTCGATCGTGTGGACGAAAAACCATGACGTAATGCTGACCGACGGAGCCTGGAGTCCGACGCGCTTTTCGCTGTTTTTCGTGAGCCGCGTCGACGGAGTGCTGGACGCGTGGGacttgctgcagcagcacagcGATCCGACGCTCAGCATTAAGGTGTGCGACGAGAGCCTCAAGTGTCTGCGGGCCCACGAATCCGGGCGGCTCGTCGGGACGGGCAGCGTTAAGGGAGCGACCTTCCTGATCGAGGTGTCCGAAAATATGACCTCGATCCGAAACGATAAACCACTGCTGACCGCG ATGCTGGAACGCGAAAATCGTCGAGAGAAGATCCTCGAAGCGAAGTCGCGCGAAATGAAACTTAAGGTTCGCACGCTGAACCGCCAGGACGAGCACACGGACGATAAACCGAAGCTGTTCCAGTGTCGCT CGGCCTGCGAAGCGGCAGAACAGGAGTACTTGCAGATGCTCGACAAAGAACGAAAGTCACGTTTCCCGGAGGAGTACGATGAAG aGTACGACCCGAAGAAGGTGCGTAAGCCCTACAAACCGGACAATCACCATTCGGAcggtgaaaacgaaaatggtaaAGATTAG
- the LOC131212033 gene encoding dynein intermediate chain 3, ciliary-like: protein MKVDTNISTTQMDQNWTRYMVMCDRKDIRQPVTFQEENEVQATLVGNKALAKHYEIKNPVEKGTQNTPWILNTPVWTVHNRLVHTGVTHVEGGWPRDIDRTDEELVARYRRKQEKSEAYVQQMRGLTRTIDHAIMQNNACNIYQNYFEDIEQHELIEQFTSKTVQVYKDYLEVRRSCTYVCWSDEGNHFASAHCNIGERRGTVTDCYIWDIEHPNSPLQKLIPPYQARCLEYNFKDPTQMAGGLFSGQVAIWDIRASSTPVETTQREESHNDVVTRVLWTSSKTTNEFLSGSTDGRILWWDLRNLNEPYDYLNLAPKNVQGSVDPEHCFGVCSVEFEPTMPNKYTVGTENGIIYSCSRKYKTPADKIQSVIRAHTGAIYSVERNPLFIKNYISVGDWQTKIWTEDCKDNPIVWTKEYAVQLTCGIWSPTRCSLVFICRMDGVMDAWDVIHRLDGPVLRLKLSDAPLWSVRVHKAGKLIANGTDNGAIYLTEISDNLTFSSANDKPALSGMLEREMRRQRLLEAKIKEIKLKEKELERERVRRQLRMENANSIEEEEKDLVADSIHQFWTKIHGRKSLKNTLKGIRMRDKGVGLLHKDKKGKKETS, encoded by the exons ATGAAGGTGGACACCAACATTAGCACCACGCAGATGGATCAAAATTGGACGCGGTACATGGTGATGTGCGACCGGAAGGACATCCGCCAGCCGGTCACCTTCCAGGAGGAGAACGAAGTGCAGGCCACACTCGTTGGCAATAAGGCGCTGGCGAAGCACTACGAGATCAAGAACCCGGTCGAAAAGGGCACCCAGAATACGCCCTGGATCCTGAACACACCGGTTTGGACGGTGCACAACCGGCTGGTGCATACCGGGGTCACGCACGTCGAGGGCGGTTGGCCTCGGGACATCGACCGGACGGACGAAGAGCTGGTGGCCCGGTACCGccggaagcaggaaaaaagtGAAGCGTACGTGCAGCAGATGCGCGGCCTCACCCGG ACCATCGACCATGCGATAATGCAAAACAATGCCTGCAACATCTACCAGAACTACTTCGAGGACATTGAGCAGCACGAACTGATCGAACAGTTCACTTCGAAAACGGTCCAGGTATACAAGGACTATCTGGAGGTGAGACGCTCCTGCACGTACGTCTGCTGGTCGGACGAGGGCAACCACTTTGCATCGGCCCACTGCAACATTGGCGAACGCCGAGGCACCGTTACCGATTGCTACATCTGGGACATCG AACACCCGAATAGCCCGCTGCAGAAGCTCATCCCGCCGTACCAAGCCCGCTGCCTGGAGTACAACTTCAAGGACCCGACGCAGATGGCGGGTGGACTGTTTTCCGGACAGGTCGCCATCTGGGATATTCGCGCGTCGAGCACACCGGTGGAGACGACGCAGCGCGAGGAGAGTCACAACGACGTCGTCACGCGCGTCCTGTGGACATCCTCGAAGACGACGAACGAGTTTCTGTCCGGTTCCACCGACGGGCGCATCTTGTGGTGGGACTTACGGAATCTCAACGAACCGTACGATTATCTCAATCTGGCCCCGAAGAACGTGCAGGGTTCGGTCGATCCGGAGCACTGCTTCGGCGTGTGTTCGGTCGAGTTCGAGCCGACGATGCCGAACAAGTACACCGTGGGCACCGAGAACGGGATCATTTACAGCTGCAGCCGCAAGTACAAGACACCGGCGGACAAGATCCAGTCGGTCATCAGGGCCCACACTGGCGCGATCTATTCGGTCGAGCGGAACCCGCTGTTCATCAAGAACTACATCAGCGTTGGCGACTGGCAGACAAAGATCTGGACGGAGGACTGCAAGGACAATCCGATCGTGTGGACGAAGGAGTACGCCGTGCAGCTGACGTGCGGTATCTGGAGCCCGACCCGATGTTCGCTCGTATTCATCTGTCGCATGGACGGCGTGATGGATGCCTGGGACGTCATCCACCGGCTCGATGGGCCGGTGCTGCGGCTCAAGCTATCGGACGCGCCGCTCTGGTCGGTGCGGGTCCACAAGGCCGGCAAACTGATCGCCAACGGGACCGACAATGGGGCCATCTATCTGACCGAGATCTCCGACAACCTTACGTTCAGCTCGGCCAACGACAAACCGGCCCTGTCCGGGATGCTGGAGCGTGAGATGCGCCGCCAACGGTTGCTGGAGGCCAAGATTAAGGAAATCAAGCTGAAGGAAAAGGAACTGGAACGCGAACGGGTCCGCCGGCAGCTGCGAATGGAAAACGCAAACTCGATCGAGGAGGAAGAGAAGGACCTCGTGGCGGACTCGATACACCAGTTCTGGACGAAGATTCATGGGCGCAAGAGCCTGAAAAACACGCTAAAAGGTATCCGGATGCGCGATAAGGGCGTTGGTTTGCTGCACAAAGACAAGAAGGGCAAAAAGGAAACCAGTTAA